One genomic window of Salvia miltiorrhiza cultivar Shanhuang (shh) chromosome 4, IMPLAD_Smil_shh, whole genome shotgun sequence includes the following:
- the LOC131021807 gene encoding acyl-coenzyme A oxidase 2, peroxisomal yields MESRQPNSTDPTAEIVEDSTAATRRIERLSSHLNPPPGGFDGAEAEMALAPCAGRAKIDVNTEQLSKYMRGKYRDVQQGVYDYFNSRPELQTPIEISKDDHRELCMRQLMGLVTEAGIRPFRYVVDDPARYFAILEAVGSVDMSLGIKMGVQFSLWGGSVVNLGTKKHIDKYFEGIDSVEYPGCFAMTELHHGSNVQGIQTVATFDPMNDEFVIDTPNDGAIKWWIGNAAVHGKFATVFAKLMLPTHDTKGVSDMGVHAFIVPIRDMKTNKPLPGVQIHDCGHKVGLNGVDNGALRFRSVRIPRENLLNRFGDVGRDGKYTSSLPSINKRFAATLGELVGGRVGLAYSSVGVLKIAVIIAVRYSLLRQQFGPPKQPEISILDYQSQQHKLMPMLASTYAFHFATSHLVAKYAEMKKTHDEELVGDVHALSAGLKAYVTSYTAKSLSICREACGGHGYAAVNRFGSLRNDHDIFQTFEGDNTVLLQQVAGYLLKQYKEKFQGGTLAVTWNYLRDSMNFYLSQPNPVTARWEGQDHLRDPKFQLDAFRYRTSRLLQSVAVRLQKHSKTLGSFGAWNRCLNHLLTLAESHIESVILAKFIDAVRRCPDEKSRAALKLLCDLYAMDRIWKDIGTYRNVDYVAPNKAKAIHKLTEYLCFQVKNIAKEVVDAFDLPDYVTRAPIGMQAAEDAYSVYTQYAGF; encoded by the exons ATGGAGTCACGCCAACCAAATTCAACCGATCCTACAGCTGAAATTGTCGAGGACAGCACCGCCGCCACGCGGCGAATCGAGCGTCTGTCCTCGCACCTCAATCCGCCGCCAGGAGGGTTTGATGGAGCGGAGGCGGAGATGGCGCTGGCGCCGTGCGCAGGGAGAGCTAAGATAGATGTGAACACGGAGCAATTGTCCAAGTACATGAGGGGGAAATACAGAGACGTGCAGCAGGGGGTATACGATTACTTCAATTCGCGGCCGGAGCTGCAGACGCCGATTGAGATATCCAAGGACGACCATCGGGAGCTTTGCATGCGGCAACTGATGGGGCTGGTCACTGAAGCGGGCATCAGGCCGTTTAGGTATGTTGTGGATGATCCGGCTAGGTATTTTGCGATTCTGGAGGCGGTGGGGAGCGTCGACATGTCGTTAGGGATTAAGATGGGCGTGCAATTCAG CCTTTGGGGAGGCTCAGTGGTCAACTTGGGAACCAAAAAGCACATAGATAAGTACTTTGAAGGCATAGACAGTGTAGAGTATCCAGGGTGCTTTGCGATGACAGAACTTCATCATG GTTCAAATGTTCAAGGCATACAGACTGTTGCTACTTTTGATCCTATGAATGATGAATTTGTCATAGACACACCCAATGATGGGGCCATTAAATGGTGGATTGGTAATGCTgcagttcatggaaaatttgcaACAGTTTTTGCGAAGCTGATGTTGCCTACTCATGATACAAAAGGTGTTTCTGATATGGGGGTTCATGCATTTATTGTTCCAATTAGGGATATGAAGACTAACAAGCCGCTACCTGGCGTTCAAATACATGATTGTGGCCATAAAGTTGGACTAAATGGAGTAGATAATGGAGCACTGAGGTTCCGATCAGTAAGAATTCCACGAGAGAATCTGCTTAATCGATTTGGAGATGTTGGAAGAGATGGGAAGTACACAAGCAGCTTACCTTCTATTAACAAAAGATTTGCTGCCACACTAGGTGAGCTTGTAGGAGGAAGGGTAGGTCTTGCCTATTCTTCTGTTGGCGTCCTGAAGATTGCTGTCATAATAGCCGTCAGATATTCTCTGTTGCGGCAGCAATTTGGTCCTCCAAAGCAACCTGAGATCAGTATACTAGATTACCAATCTCAGCAGCATAAGCTGATGCCAATGTTGGCTTCAACTTATGCTTTCCATTTCGCTACATCACATTTGGTGGCCAAATATGCTGAGATGAAGAAAACTCATGATGAAGAGTTGGTGGGGGATGTTCATGCTCTTTCAGCAGGGCTTAAGGCATATGTTACATCATACACTGCAAAATCATTGAGCATCTGCAGAGAAGCTTGTGGTGGTCATGGATATGCGGCTGTGAACAGATTTGGCAGCTTGAGGAACGATCATGACATTTTTCAGACATTTGAAGGGGACAACACTGTCCTCCTGCAGCAG GTTGCAGGCTACCTCTTGAAGCAGTATAAGGAGAAGTTTCAAGGCGGGACGCTTGCTGTCACATGGAACTACCTGAGGGACTCCATGAACTTCTACCTGTCACAACCCAACCCAGTTACAGCTAGATGGGAAGGTCAAGACCATCTTCGAGATCCCAAGTTTCAGTTGGACGCCTTCAGG TACCGTACTTCTCGGTTACTTCAAAGTGTAGCTGTTCGTCTCCAGAAGCACTCGAAAACACTTGGGAGCTTTGGTGCTTGGAATAGATGTTTAAATCACCTTTTGACGCTTGCAGAGTCTCATATAGAATCTGTCATCCTTGCGAAATTCATTGATGCTGTGCGAAG GTGTCCTGACGAAAAATCTCGGGCTGCTCTGAAACTTCTATGTGATTTATATGCTATGGATCGGATTTGGAAAGATATTGGGACTTACCGCAATGTGGACTATGTTGCTCCTAACAAAGCTAAG GCGATACATAAGTTGACAGAATACTTGTGCTTCCAAGTGAAGAATATAGCAAAGGAAGTGGTAGATGCCTTCGATCTTCCAGATTATGTCACGCGGGCCCCTATTGGGATGCAGGCTGCTGAAGATGCTTATTCCGTTTACACACAATACGCTGGTTTCTAA